One window of the Camelina sativa cultivar DH55 chromosome 1, Cs, whole genome shotgun sequence genome contains the following:
- the LOC104783956 gene encoding uncharacterized protein LOC104783956 isoform X1, translating to MQQLSNKKTTEEKIFVKLGSDMDKHKCCQRRPKRFGIRAMGDIVEAAKMVDGGGSSSLKCPMLNSSNYTVWAMKMRILLNIHKVWSIIEEPKDDNDMNDMALGLLFLSIPEALILQVRELDTTKKVWDAIQSRHVGAERVKEARLQTLMAEFDRLKMKDTERINDFAGKLSEISSKSAALGEIIDQSKLVKKFLKCLPQTKYIHIVASLEQVLDLNKTSFEEIIGRLKVYEERVVEEEEESTTTDQGQTKLLYANNDTQSSYSPVPVAAPPTRDYNSNYRGRSRGGRYYRGRGRGGSYKARDLSEVTCFRCDKQGHFASRCPDRLLKLQETQERENNETENPDELMLHEIVFLNEKKVVPSKYELHRGEDDLWYLDNGASNHMTGDLRYFSKVDYSITGEVKFGDDLRINIKGKGTVKFTDEKGELRTLTNVYYIPGLKSNIISLGQATKSGYDVRMKGEYLTVHDQEGKLLVKSPKSRNQLYRVRMGIKSDVCLQFEVSSDSYTWHARMGHVNFESIKSMIQKELVTGVPHIQLERRICSSCLFDKCFLKQLPFEQPRR from the exons ATGCAACAGCTTTCTAACAAGAAGACTACCGAGGAGAAAATATTCGTCAAGCTG GGATCTGACATGGACAAACACAAATGCTGCCAAAGAAGACCAAAAAG atttggtatcagagctatggGAGATATCGTGGAAGCAGCAAAGATGGTGGATGGAGGAGGATCCTCTTCTCTTAAGTGTCCCATGTTGAATTCCTCAAACTATACAGTTTGggcgatgaagatgaggatcCTTCTAAACATACACAAGGTGTGGTCAATCATTGAAGAACCAAAGGATGATAATGACATGAATGATATGGCGCTAGGTTTGTTGTTTCTATCTATTCCAGAAGCTCTTATTCTGCAGGTCAGAGAGCTTGATACTACAAAGAAAGTGTGGGATGCGATTCAGTCGAGACACGTGGGAGCAGAAAGGGTTAAAGAAGCAAGACTGCAGACGTTAATGGCCGAGTTTGATCGACTCAAGATGAAGGATACAGAGAGAATCAATGACTTCGCTGGAAAACTGTCCGAGATATCCTCAAAATCTGCAGCTCTTGGAGAAATCATTGATCAATCGAAGCTTGTGAAGAAATTCCTCAAGTGTCTGCCTCAGACGAAATATATTCACATTGTAGCTTCATTAGAGCAAGTCTTGGACCTTAACAAGACCAGTTTTGAAGAAATTATTGGTCGTTTAAAAGTATATGAAGAACgtgttgtagaagaagaagaagaatcaacaacaacagatcAAGGTCAAACCAAGCTATTATACGCAAACAATGATACACAGTCCAGCTATTCGCCAGTTCCGGTTGCTGCTCCACCAACTCGTGATTACAATAGTAACTATAGAGGTAGAAGTCGAGGAGGACGCTACTACAGGGGAAGAGGTCGAGGGGGATCTTATAAGGCTAGAGATCTGTCCGAGGTGACATGTTTTCGATGTGATAAGCAGGGACACTTTGCCTCAAGATGTCCTGATCGCCTTCTTAAActtcaagaaacacaagaaaggGAGAACAATGAGACAGAGAATCCAGATGAGCTGATGCTGCATGAGATAGTGTTTCTGAATGAAAAGAAGGTTGTACCAAGCAAATATGAGTTGCATAGAGGAGAAGATGATTTGTGGTATCTTGACAATGGAGCGAGTAATCACATGACTGGTGATCTAAGATATTTCTCAAAGGTTGACTATTCGATTACTGGAGAAGTAAAATTTGGTGATGATTTGAGAATAAATATCAAGGGGAAAGGCACTGTGAAGTTTACTGATGAGAAGGGTGAACTACGGACATTAACCAATGTTTACTATATACCAGGCCTTAAGAGCAATATCATTAGCCTTGGCCAAGCCACAAAATCAGGTTATGATGTGAGGATGAAGGGAGAGTACTTGACAGTACACGATCAAGAAGGAAAGTTGCTTGTTAAATCGCCAAAGTCTAGAAATCAACTTTACAGAGTTCGTATGGGGATTAAGAGTGATGTGTGTTTACAGTTTGAAGTATCAAGTGATTCATATACATGGCATGCGAGAATGGGGCATGTCAACTTCGAGTCAATAAAATCAATGATTCAGAAAGAGTTAGTCACCGGAGTTCCACATATACAACTTGAAAGAAGAATCTGCAGTTCATGTCTATTTGACAAATGTTTCCTCAAGCAACTACCTTTCGAGCAACCACGGCGTTAG
- the LOC104783956 gene encoding uncharacterized protein LOC104783956 isoform X2 — protein sequence MQQLSNKKTTEEKIFVKLGSDMDKHKCCQRRPKRAMGDIVEAAKMVDGGGSSSLKCPMLNSSNYTVWAMKMRILLNIHKVWSIIEEPKDDNDMNDMALGLLFLSIPEALILQVRELDTTKKVWDAIQSRHVGAERVKEARLQTLMAEFDRLKMKDTERINDFAGKLSEISSKSAALGEIIDQSKLVKKFLKCLPQTKYIHIVASLEQVLDLNKTSFEEIIGRLKVYEERVVEEEEESTTTDQGQTKLLYANNDTQSSYSPVPVAAPPTRDYNSNYRGRSRGGRYYRGRGRGGSYKARDLSEVTCFRCDKQGHFASRCPDRLLKLQETQERENNETENPDELMLHEIVFLNEKKVVPSKYELHRGEDDLWYLDNGASNHMTGDLRYFSKVDYSITGEVKFGDDLRINIKGKGTVKFTDEKGELRTLTNVYYIPGLKSNIISLGQATKSGYDVRMKGEYLTVHDQEGKLLVKSPKSRNQLYRVRMGIKSDVCLQFEVSSDSYTWHARMGHVNFESIKSMIQKELVTGVPHIQLERRICSSCLFDKCFLKQLPFEQPRR from the exons ATGCAACAGCTTTCTAACAAGAAGACTACCGAGGAGAAAATATTCGTCAAGCTG GGATCTGACATGGACAAACACAAATGCTGCCAAAGAAGACCAAAAAG agctatggGAGATATCGTGGAAGCAGCAAAGATGGTGGATGGAGGAGGATCCTCTTCTCTTAAGTGTCCCATGTTGAATTCCTCAAACTATACAGTTTGggcgatgaagatgaggatcCTTCTAAACATACACAAGGTGTGGTCAATCATTGAAGAACCAAAGGATGATAATGACATGAATGATATGGCGCTAGGTTTGTTGTTTCTATCTATTCCAGAAGCTCTTATTCTGCAGGTCAGAGAGCTTGATACTACAAAGAAAGTGTGGGATGCGATTCAGTCGAGACACGTGGGAGCAGAAAGGGTTAAAGAAGCAAGACTGCAGACGTTAATGGCCGAGTTTGATCGACTCAAGATGAAGGATACAGAGAGAATCAATGACTTCGCTGGAAAACTGTCCGAGATATCCTCAAAATCTGCAGCTCTTGGAGAAATCATTGATCAATCGAAGCTTGTGAAGAAATTCCTCAAGTGTCTGCCTCAGACGAAATATATTCACATTGTAGCTTCATTAGAGCAAGTCTTGGACCTTAACAAGACCAGTTTTGAAGAAATTATTGGTCGTTTAAAAGTATATGAAGAACgtgttgtagaagaagaagaagaatcaacaacaacagatcAAGGTCAAACCAAGCTATTATACGCAAACAATGATACACAGTCCAGCTATTCGCCAGTTCCGGTTGCTGCTCCACCAACTCGTGATTACAATAGTAACTATAGAGGTAGAAGTCGAGGAGGACGCTACTACAGGGGAAGAGGTCGAGGGGGATCTTATAAGGCTAGAGATCTGTCCGAGGTGACATGTTTTCGATGTGATAAGCAGGGACACTTTGCCTCAAGATGTCCTGATCGCCTTCTTAAActtcaagaaacacaagaaaggGAGAACAATGAGACAGAGAATCCAGATGAGCTGATGCTGCATGAGATAGTGTTTCTGAATGAAAAGAAGGTTGTACCAAGCAAATATGAGTTGCATAGAGGAGAAGATGATTTGTGGTATCTTGACAATGGAGCGAGTAATCACATGACTGGTGATCTAAGATATTTCTCAAAGGTTGACTATTCGATTACTGGAGAAGTAAAATTTGGTGATGATTTGAGAATAAATATCAAGGGGAAAGGCACTGTGAAGTTTACTGATGAGAAGGGTGAACTACGGACATTAACCAATGTTTACTATATACCAGGCCTTAAGAGCAATATCATTAGCCTTGGCCAAGCCACAAAATCAGGTTATGATGTGAGGATGAAGGGAGAGTACTTGACAGTACACGATCAAGAAGGAAAGTTGCTTGTTAAATCGCCAAAGTCTAGAAATCAACTTTACAGAGTTCGTATGGGGATTAAGAGTGATGTGTGTTTACAGTTTGAAGTATCAAGTGATTCATATACATGGCATGCGAGAATGGGGCATGTCAACTTCGAGTCAATAAAATCAATGATTCAGAAAGAGTTAGTCACCGGAGTTCCACATATACAACTTGAAAGAAGAATCTGCAGTTCATGTCTATTTGACAAATGTTTCCTCAAGCAACTACCTTTCGAGCAACCACGGCGTTAG